Genomic DNA from Desulfovibrio sp. JC022:
CATAGCAGATTAGAACAGGAATGGACTGCTTTACAATTCATTAATGAATCCGGACTTAGAAATATTCCCCGCCCGCTTGGCTTTGATGAAACGGTTCAAGGAACTGTCTATTCATTTATACATGGAACTCCAGAGAAAAAAGCAACAGACGAAAACATTCGTGCCATCCTTGCATTTCTCGCCAAACTCAAAGATTTTTCTACTCAAGACAATGCCGCAGTTTTACCCCGCGCTGCCGAAGCGTGCTTCTCCCCTGCTGAATTAGTGGAAAACATCAAACTGCGGTTTGATAAACTGCGCAAACTGCCCGCGCAAGATGAACTATATCAACTCATGCATTCATTTCTGGTGAACGAATTCACACCCAGATTTAAAAAGAGTATCATCAAAGCAGAACAAAAGTTCCCCGGCTGCTTATGGACCAAACCGCTCCAACAACATTATAAGACGCTCAGCCCTTCCGACTTTGGATTTCACAACATGATAAAAAGTGACACAAGCTTCACTTTTGTGGACTTTGAATATTTCGGCTGGGATGATCCTGTAAAATCGACCTCGGATTTTCTGCTACACCCGGCAATGAATTTGAGCGAAAGCCAGATGGTACTTTTCTTTTCCGGCATGGAAAATATTTTTAAAAACGATAAACAATTCATTGTCCGCTTCAAAACATACCTGCCCCTGTTTCGCTTGAAGTGGTGTATGATCCTGCTTAACGAATTTTTGAACCAGCATCTCCAGCGACGGGAGTTTGCTGCCGGGGATATCTCCGACCGCAATGATTTACGGGCTGATCAGCTTGATAAGGCTGAAAATTTCCTTAATAAAGACCAGAAGATACTAACCGCACTGAATTTGCGTAATTAATACACTGGAGAAAAATCTTGGACCAACACTCTAAACAGCTCAGAAAAAACATCGTGGATGTGCTCCACCATGCGGGACGCGGTCACGTGGGTCCGTCCATGTCCTTGGTGGAAATGTTGCGTGTTCTCTATGATTCGGTTCTTAAGTATGATTCCGCAGATCCGCAATCAGTGGTACGAGACAGCTTCATTCTCAGCAAAGGCCACGGCTGTCTGGCCCTTTGCATGCTGGCGGGAAAAAATTCATCCGCGAAGAAGAGCTGTTCAGTTTCTGCTCCTTTGACGGGCTGCTTGGCGGGCAGCGCGGTGGCAGAAATCCTGACTGATGCCTGCCTGCCAAACCCGCTGCGCATAAAACGGCTCTGTTCACCGGACTCCTTCAGCGAAAATTACGGATCGCAGCTGGAGCACTTCGCCCACAACGGCCTGACCGCGGAAAATATTGTTAGTGAAGCCGAAAAACTGCTAGCTTAGACGTTTTTTTATATACAGCGGCAAAACCCTATTAAAAAATTCTCTGGCCTCCGGAAGCAAAATTTTACACCCCAAAAGCGCGCAGCGCAGCATACAACTTATGGCAAATCTACTAAAACTAATCACTCCGCTACACACATCCACCAAACGCGAATACCTGCCGCGCATGGTGGATGATAAAGTAGAGTGCATGCTCAAGGCCAAGGAATACGAATTCGACTACTGGGACGGAGACCGTCGCTACGGATACGGAGGCTACCGTTACCTTGCAGGCTACTGGACCCCGGTGGCTGAGAAACTGATCGAGACCTACGGACTGCATAAGGGTGCACGCATTCTAGATGTGGGCTGCGGCAAAGCATTCCTGCTCTATGAATTGCATAAACTGGGCATGGAAGTGCACGGCTTTGATATTTCCCACCACGGGCTTGAAGGAGCAAAAGACGAAATCCGCGACAAACTGTTCAGACACAAGGCCGAAGAACCGTTTCCATACGCTGACAAGGAGTTCGATCTGGTTATTTCCGTCAATTCCCTGCACAATCTGCCCGTCTTCAATTTCAAAAAAGCCCTGGTCGAAATGGAAAGGGTGGGTCGAAATAAATATCTTTGTGTTGAAAGCTTCCGCAATGAACAGGAATTGTTTAATCTCCAATGCTGGGCCCTAACCTGTGAATCTTTTTTCAGTAAAAAAGAGTGGGAATGGCTTTTCACGGAATTCAATTATTCCGGTGACTATGAATTCATCTACTTTGAATAAACGGGGAACATAATGCAGTTCTACACCAATCTGAAAATTTTCCATTACCAGCACAAACTTGATTCACTGCCCCCGGAATCGGAACGCACTGAAGCACCGATCCACATTCGCATCAAGCCCACCAATGCGTGCAACCACAGCTGCTCTTACTGCGCCTACCGCAACCCGGCCCTGCAATTGGGGCAAGACATGTCCATTGCCGACCGCATCCCTGCAAGCAAGATGAAAGAAATTGTTGCCGACTGTATTGATATGGGCGTCAAAGCTGTAACTTTCAGCGGCGGCGGGGAACCGCTCTGCTACCCACAGTTGGCAACCACCGCCATCAATCTAGCTGAAGGCGGGGTCAGCAT
This window encodes:
- a CDS encoding phosphotransferase, which codes for MVDSDPKRLVRNLTGEIPVNAKRICAGRNSRVFRVDCESGRTLLAKFYLQPTADGHSRLEQEWTALQFINESGLRNIPRPLGFDETVQGTVYSFIHGTPEKKATDENIRAILAFLAKLKDFSTQDNAAVLPRAAEACFSPAELVENIKLRFDKLRKLPAQDELYQLMHSFLVNEFTPRFKKSIIKAEQKFPGCLWTKPLQQHYKTLSPSDFGFHNMIKSDTSFTFVDFEYFGWDDPVKSTSDFLLHPAMNLSESQMVLFFSGMENIFKNDKQFIVRFKTYLPLFRLKWCMILLNEFLNQHLQRREFAAGDISDRNDLRADQLDKAENFLNKDQKILTALNLRN
- a CDS encoding class I SAM-dependent methyltransferase, which gives rise to MANLLKLITPLHTSTKREYLPRMVDDKVECMLKAKEYEFDYWDGDRRYGYGGYRYLAGYWTPVAEKLIETYGLHKGARILDVGCGKAFLLYELHKLGMEVHGFDISHHGLEGAKDEIRDKLFRHKAEEPFPYADKEFDLVISVNSLHNLPVFNFKKALVEMERVGRNKYLCVESFRNEQELFNLQCWALTCESFFSKKEWEWLFTEFNYSGDYEFIYFE